The Streptomyces sp. NBC_00454 DNA segment TGCTGATGACCCCGGGACTCGCCTTCTTCTACGGAGGCATGGTCCGCGTCAAGAGCAGCCTCAACATGCTGATGATGAGCTTCATCAGCCTCGGGATCGTCACGATCCTCTGGGTCCTCTACGGATTCAGCCTCGCCTTCGGCTCCGACGTCGGGTCCGTGATCGGCTGGAGCTCCGACTACGTCGGACTCAGCGGCATCGGCATCACCGAACTGTGGGACGGCTACACCATCCCCGTGTACGTCTTCGCCGTCTTCCAGCTGATGTTCGCCATCATCACCCCCGCCCTGATAAGCGGCGCCCTGGCCGACCGGGTCAAGTTCAGCGCATGGGCCCTCTTCATCACCCTCTGGGTCACGATCGTCTACTTCCCCGTCGCCCACTGGGTATGGGGCGCGGGCGGCTGGCTCTTCGAGCTCGGCGTCATCGACTTCGCCGGCGGCACCGCCGTCCACATCAACGCGGGCGCCGCGGCCCTCGGCGTCATCCTGGTCATCGGCAAGCGCGTCGGGTTCAAGAAGGACCCGATGCGCCCGCACAGCCTCCCGCTCGTGATGCTCGGCGCCGGCCTCCTGTGGTTCGGCTGGTTCGGCTTCAACGCCGGATCCTGGCTCGGCAACGACGACGGCGTCGGCGCCGTCATGTTCGTCAACACCCAGGTCGCCACCGCCGCCGCCATGCTCGCCTGGCTCGGCTACGAGAAGCTGCGCCACGGCTCCTTCACCACCCTCGGCGCCGCCTCCGGCGCGGTCGCGGGCCTCGTCGCCATCACCCCCTCCGGCGGCTCCTGCTCCCCGCTCGGCGCGATCGCCATCGGCGCCATCGCCGGTGTCGTGTGCGCCATGGCCGTCGGCCTGAAGTACAAGTTCGGCTACGACGACTCCCTCGACGTCGTCGGCGTCCACCTCGTCGGCGGTGTCCTCGGCTCCCTGCTCATCGGCCTCTTCGCCACCGGCGGGGTCCAGTCCGACGCGGCCGGCCTCTTCTACGGCGGCGGCCTCGCCCAGCTCGGCAAGCAGGCGGTCGGCGTCTTCTCCGTCCTCCTCTACTCTCTCGTGGCATCCGCGGTCCTCGCCTTCCTCCTCGACAGGACGATGGGGATGCGGGTCACCGAGGACGACGAGGTCTCCGGCATCGACCAGGTCGAACACGCCGAGACCGCCTACGACTTCAGCGGAGCCGGCGGCGGCTCCTCCTCCCGGAGCACCGCCGTACCCACCCCCGTTGCCGCGAGCAAGAAGGTTGACGCATGAAGCTGATCACCGCGATCGTCAAGCCGCACCGGCTGGACGAGATCAAAGAGGCCCTCCACCAGTTCGGCGTCCAGGGACTCACGGTCTCCGAGGCCAGCGGATACGGCCGCCAGCGCGGCCACACCGAGGTCTACCGCGGCGCCGAGTACACCGTGGACCTCGTCCCCAAGATCCGCATAGAGGTGCTCGTCGACGACGACGCCGCCGAGGACGTGATGCGGATCGTCGTCGAATCCGCCCGGACCGGCAAGATCGGCGACGGCAAGGTGTGGAGCATCCCCGTGGACTCGGTCATCCGGGTCCGCACCGGCGAGCGCGGCGCAGACGCGCTCTAGGGCCCGGCACGGCTGACCGGACAGGTCCTTACTGATGGGAACCCCTGGGTGACGAGCGTCGAAGAGACCACGGACGGCAACACGGCCGACTCGGGACCCAGCGGTTACGCCGCGGCCCGGCTGCGACTCCTCCAGGAGGAGTCGCGGTCCGGGCCTTCCCGGCGTTCCGCCCTGGCAGCGCTGACCGACGACTGGCTGAAGGCACTGTTCGCCACCGCCGTGAAGGAGACGGGCGTCCGGGGCGCCGCCCTCGTCGCCGTCGGCGGCTACGGCCGCGCCGAACTCTCCCCCCGCAGCGACCTCGACCTGGTCCTGCTCCACGACGGCAGAGCCGAACCCCGCACGCTCAGTGCACTGGCCGACCGGCTCTGGTACCCCGTCTGGGACCTGGGGCTCGCCCTCGACCACTCCGTCCGCACCCCCGGCGAAGCCCGCAAGACCGCCGCCGAAGACCTCAAGGTGCACCTCGGACTGCTCGACGCCCGGCCCGTCGCCGGCGACGTCGGACTCCTCGCGGGCCTGCGCACCTCGGTCCTCGCCGACTGGCGCAACCACGCCGCCAAGCGCCTCCCCGAACTGCACTCCCTGTGCCGGGAACGGGCGGAGCGCGCGGGGGAACTGCGCTTCCTCCTCGAACCCGACCTCAAGGAAGCCCGCGGCGGGCTCCGCGACGTCACCGTCCTGCGGGCCGTCGCCGCGACCTGGCTCGCCGACGCCCCGCGCGAAGGCCTCGCCGACGCCAGGCGCCGCCTGCTCGACGCGCGCGACGCCCTCCACCTGGTGACCGGGCGGGCCACCGACCGGCTCTCCCTCCAGGAACAGACCGCGGTCGCGGCCCAGCTCGGGCTGCTCGACGCCGACGCCCTGCTCAGGGAGGTGTACGAGGCCGCGCGCGTGGTCTCGTACGCCGGCGACGTGACCTGGCGCGAAGTCGGGCGCGTGCTCCGCGCCCGGGCCGCCAGGCCGCGGCTGCGCGGCTTCCTCGGCACCCGGGGAGCCGTGCCCGAGCGGGCGCCGCTCGCCGAAGGCGTCGTGGAATCCGACGGGGAGGCCGTCCTGGCCCTGGCCGCCCGCCCCGACCGCGATCCCGTCCTGCCCCTGCGGTTCGGCGCGGCCGCCGCGCAGGCCGGACTGCCCGTCTCGCTGCACGCCGTACGAAGGCTCGCGGCGCAGGCCAAGCCGCTGCCGGTGCCGTGGCCGGCCGAGGCCCGCGAACAACTGCTCACCCTGCTGGGCGCGGGCGAACCCACCGTCGCCGTATGGGAGGCCCTCGAAGCCGAGGGGATCATCACCCGGCTGCTGCCCGACTGGGAACGGGTCCGGTGCCGGCCCCAGCGCAACCCCGTGCACACCTGGACCGTCGACCGGCACCTGGTCGAAACGGCCGTGCGGGCCTCGGAACTCACCCGCCGGGTCGGCCGCCCCGACCTCCTCCTCATGGCCGCACTCCTCCACGACATCGGCAAGGGCTGGCCCGGCGACCACTCGGTGGCGGGCGAGACGATCGCCCGCGACGTGGCGGTGCGGGTGGGCTTCGACGCCCAGGATGTGGCCGTGCTCGGGGCCCTCGTACGCCACCACCTGCTGCTCATCGACACCGCGACCCGCCGGGACCTGGAC contains these protein-coding regions:
- a CDS encoding ammonium transporter — encoded protein: MASAITTLAADAPTLSAANTGFMLICSALVMLMTPGLAFFYGGMVRVKSSLNMLMMSFISLGIVTILWVLYGFSLAFGSDVGSVIGWSSDYVGLSGIGITELWDGYTIPVYVFAVFQLMFAIITPALISGALADRVKFSAWALFITLWVTIVYFPVAHWVWGAGGWLFELGVIDFAGGTAVHINAGAAALGVILVIGKRVGFKKDPMRPHSLPLVMLGAGLLWFGWFGFNAGSWLGNDDGVGAVMFVNTQVATAAAMLAWLGYEKLRHGSFTTLGAASGAVAGLVAITPSGGSCSPLGAIAIGAIAGVVCAMAVGLKYKFGYDDSLDVVGVHLVGGVLGSLLIGLFATGGVQSDAAGLFYGGGLAQLGKQAVGVFSVLLYSLVASAVLAFLLDRTMGMRVTEDDEVSGIDQVEHAETAYDFSGAGGGSSSRSTAVPTPVAASKKVDA
- a CDS encoding P-II family nitrogen regulator — protein: MKLITAIVKPHRLDEIKEALHQFGVQGLTVSEASGYGRQRGHTEVYRGAEYTVDLVPKIRIEVLVDDDAAEDVMRIVVESARTGKIGDGKVWSIPVDSVIRVRTGERGADAL
- a CDS encoding [protein-PII] uridylyltransferase, producing the protein MTSVEETTDGNTADSGPSGYAAARLRLLQEESRSGPSRRSALAALTDDWLKALFATAVKETGVRGAALVAVGGYGRAELSPRSDLDLVLLHDGRAEPRTLSALADRLWYPVWDLGLALDHSVRTPGEARKTAAEDLKVHLGLLDARPVAGDVGLLAGLRTSVLADWRNHAAKRLPELHSLCRERAERAGELRFLLEPDLKEARGGLRDVTVLRAVAATWLADAPREGLADARRRLLDARDALHLVTGRATDRLSLQEQTAVAAQLGLLDADALLREVYEAARVVSYAGDVTWREVGRVLRARAARPRLRGFLGTRGAVPERAPLAEGVVESDGEAVLALAARPDRDPVLPLRFGAAAAQAGLPVSLHAVRRLAAQAKPLPVPWPAEAREQLLTLLGAGEPTVAVWEALEAEGIITRLLPDWERVRCRPQRNPVHTWTVDRHLVETAVRASELTRRVGRPDLLLMAALLHDIGKGWPGDHSVAGETIARDVAVRVGFDAQDVAVLGALVRHHLLLIDTATRRDLDDPATVKAVAEAVGTSSTLEILHALTEADALATGPAAWSAWRGSLVADLVARVAAVLRGAALAAGEPEIPTTEQERLAVEALRTGEPVLSLHARQEEDAVGVELVVAVPDQPGVLPAVAGVLALHRLTVRAADLRSMELPDQLGEVLVLRWRVAAEYGSLPQAARLRTDLVRALDGTLDVPAKLADREAAYPRRRGVVPPPPRVTVVPEVSSLATVLEVRAPDAVGLLHRIGRALESAGVRVRSAHVSTLGANAVDTVYVVDADGKPLAAPAAAALAVAVESALT